The following DNA comes from Gambusia affinis linkage group LG21, SWU_Gaff_1.0, whole genome shotgun sequence.
AAACAAACTATTAAACATTGGACTCTGGCCACCCAGCACTCTGAGCCAAGATGTGAAGTGTATCAGGGTTGGTCTGGCATTATCGTGCGTAGTggcatcataaaaaaataaaaaagcgaGTTCTAGTGGGAGGTTCTTCTCCACTGCAAATCATTTGCgctttaaactttattttattgaaataaacaaatacaagtGTATGAAAAACAGCGGTTAGGCTTTAAGCTCCTCTAAGGAACATGCGACTTTGCTGTTTACTACTCTAATGGCATGGAAGGGTTCTTCCTGCTGCGAGCTCTCCTGTCTTTGCTTGCCAAATGTTTTTCGACTCAATGGGTCACCCACTGTGCAACCAAGCCATCCGTCATCCCAACCCAAAGCCGCAGGATGTGATGAAATGCGATGCAGATGAGATTTTGGAAGACAGGGCTGATTGTAAAGTTGGATTGGAGTTGTTCTGAACAGTTCCCCTGAGCAACTTGTGATTTAGCTGCATTTAATTGTAACAGATGCATGTCGCTGGAggctttgttcttttatttaagaaaatacatCATTTATACAAAACACATAGCTTAGTGTGTATAACtttacattatatatatttttttgccgTTAAGTTATGTGCGGCTACTCCTATCTAGCTTGTATGACAGCTAATgcatgtaaatatatatatcaagtAAATAGGCATATAGTATCAGAGAATTTTAGGTGTGTCTGTGGTAAATATCTGTAAAAAGCCTTCAAGTAATTCATCTTCTATTATAGTAGGATAATCACATGCTGTAAAATTAAGAATAGGGTTTCTGCAAggcttttaaaacactttaatgtgATAATATTAggcttcaggaagtcattagCAAAGTCTTTAGAGTGACTCAGTAGTTAATGGAGTGCCTTACAATCAGAAGATTGTGGGTTGGATTCCAGTTTTCCTCCTGCCTCATATTGATGTGCCCCAGGGCGACACACATTATTCTAAGTTCCCCCATTGATTTTcgtatttgtaaataaatatgtgggtgaattaatttaattaatttatgaaaataaagtatttcatGCCCAACCCTCACATTACTGCATAATTCTGGTGAATTCTGGTGCTCAAATGAGAGCACTTGTtgcatgccaaaaaaaaaacaaaaaactaaaattaaatcataatgaTCTTAAACATGTCAAGttctcattttgaaaaaatgacCTATTAGTTCAGTTACATTCCATTAAGTCTCAATTACCTACCATCGAAATGGTAAATGTGCAGAGTTTGGTAAACTTCGCTTTAATTTGAATTGTGTGTTACCTCTGTGAAAATGTCCTCGTATGAGTCCTGTTTTATGGGCAATGATGGTTTGTGCAAAGGATTCACGGGTGTATCAATTATTGTGCCATCAATATTTCTTGGCAGGAAATTTTTTACTCAATTTCTTTTAGTTTGAGAatatgctactgcaataaaaatgaatttaatttgagGCTTTTAACACATATTTACCAAGAATGCCAGTAAAGATGGCTAACACTGTACATGCTAAAGTCTCAGATAGTGAATGTGCTGGTGTCCTGGTCCTCCGAAACAGACTGAGACTGGTTCTGGCTCGCTGAGTGGAGTGCGATCTCCACTGCCGGCTCCTCGTTGACTTGCCTCGAGTGTCTTCCAAGTCTCTGTCCAAGGTGCTTGGCAGCCTTCAGGACATGTCCTCTGAAGGAAGACCCGATGAAGGCATAGAGGACGGGGTTGATGCAGGCATGGGACAGCGCCAGGCTCTCTGTCACTTGCCGAGCGCGGTCCAAGCGCTTGCTCATTTCGCAGTCCGTGACGAGGTGGTAGATGATGTCCATCGCTCGACATAGCTTGACAACGCTGTAGGGCAGCTGGGTGAGCAGGAACACAGCCACGACGACGAGGAGGACCCGAAGTGCGCGCCATTTCCGTTCTCTGCGCACCCCAGCAGCCTTAGTTAGCGCCCGGCCTATGCATGAGTAGCAGACCACCATGACCAAGAAGGGAACAAGAAAGCGAAGGAtgacctccagcagctccagggcAGCTTTGGCAGGTCGGGCCATTCTGGTTGGGTAGATGGCCGTGCAGCTGGTCCTGTGATGGGAAGTCTTCACATTGGAGAAGATGAGTTCAGGAAGGCCAAAAAAGATGGCTAAAGCCCACAGTGCCACACACACCAGGATCCACTGCCTCCTGACTCGGGTACCCGTCCCAGTTCTGCCTGCTGAGTTTTGGGCCACCGCCCGATAGCGATCCACACTAATGCATGCCAGCAGTAGCATGCCACAACTGAAGTTGGCGCTATAGAGGAAGGAGTTGAGTTTGCAGCCGGCCACGCCCAGCTTCCATCCATGGACGGCGTCGGCAGCCCAGAACGGCAGggtgaagagcagcagcaggtctgagATGGCCAAGTTGAGGATGCACATGTCAGTCAGGGTCCGGAGTCTCAACTTGGACGTGTAGACCACCACCACCAAGGCGTTCCCAGCCAGGCCCAGCACCAGAGCCAGGGTGTAGATGATTGGCAGGAAGATGCTGCCAAAAGAACGCACCGATTCTTTCTCACAGACGCTGTGTTCATAGTCGTATTCATAAGTATCGTTGAAACTGATGTCAGCATCCTCACTGGTGTAGAAGTCTTCCATGTTTCCTGCACTTGAGAAGAGCAGAATATAGAGATGTGCTTAGTGAAATAGGAGAACATTTCACTGGCAGAAATATTTACACTCATTAAactttctctcattttgtcagagttgatggaaaaGCCTATACAGTTAAATACAGGGCAATgctagagaaaacaaaatgtaggaCAATAACCCTAAACACacaaccagagctacaatagaatggtttagattaaagcatATTAATCTGCAAAAGACTgtcaatctttttttattattattaattaggCTGctgcattggattttatttacaagtGTCGGGGAGGGGGTGAagaaatgcacaccacacttctCAGAAATCTAATTATCAAAAAGGGAATTGACGAAACCttgcaacattttctttccacttcaaaattaGACGGTATTCAGTGTTGGTGTGTTACATAAAtgtctcaataaaatacaaggAAGTTGAATACATTATAGGGagatgaatgcttttgcaatgCACTCTCAGTGGTGAAACAGGAAATGGGAATTCTGTTTAGGTACAAAGGAATCTTCCCTGATTTTCCCTAAAGTCTAGCCTGTCAGGCATGTGTGTGGGCTTCAAGAACAACAGTAAACGGATCTCTGCAGAGGGCGATGAAAGAAAGCAACTAAACTGGCCTGAAGAGCTTCTAAATACCTTTTGAGTTTGCTTAGTTTGCATGCAGCGAGTGATCCGGAAACTTCAGGAAACGACAGcttctgatttattgaataaaGTATAATCTGTCTATAGAGTTTTACTTGTACAACCTGTTGTGCAAGCTGATAACATCTATTGCAGGGTATTTAAGATGGCATGTTTATATCAGTTAACAGTGCAGCTTGTTTTTTACCACATCAGTGAGATAATGGCTGCAGGGGCAATCCAAAACTGACAGGAAATGAGTGCAGCAGGGCATGAAGGTGACATGCAAACTGTTTTCAAACCCAGGATCCTGGATTTGTTGCACAGCTTCAACAGGACATCCCATTATGTGAGACTTTTCAGACATATTGGTTATGATGTCAATGCTCATTTCCTGGCACTTCACTGCACATGTAGAAGACAATGTGTCCGGACAGTCTTACTGCCTCACACAGTAAAGTCTTTGTTAATCTTATAAGgctgtcaacatttttaataagctGAGTTCTGAGATCATCTTTAAATAAACGGTTggcttccaaaaaaaaaaaaaaaaaaaaaaacaacactcatTTAActcctttcttcttctactacttGCTGAGTAAAGATCTAAATCAAAGATGGCTATATTAAGTTTTCATAGAGTACAAAGTCTTTCTTTTAAAACGTTAACTGcacataattaattaatcaattttagAACAGTGTCCTGCAGACACAAATGACTGatgctaaatttatttttaattagaaaaaaactgtGAGGCAAATATGTATCAGTTATGATGCCCAGTAAATAAGTTGTTTTAAGTgtatttctgcttgttttcgAAGCCGTCATACAATCCACATCCTTTTGGTTGGAAAATATGAACTATAAAGGACCACAGATGCCTTATGTATCAATTATGAGACAAAAAGAATTTGAGAAATCCATGATATTCATGaacagcatatttttttattactggcAGTCATTTCTTGAATCGGGATCTAGATGTTAAAGATCATCATTTATGGGGCGGATTGTGTTTATCTAATTTGATTCGGTCAAAGCGGAGTTTAATAACCTGTCCACCCCAAAGGCAAGGCCTGTTGTGAAACTGATGACATAATTCCTGAGAGAGTATGGGTAACCTGAATCTTCTTTTTGGCCGACTGcacttctcgctgagataacgGGAGCCTTGTTCCTTTCATTCAAAGTGTCCAGTTCTGTTACATAATGAAGTACGATGTTCCGAATGGGAGAAGTTGCAGTGAATGTAGCAGATGTTCTTCgaataacagaaaaaatgccAAGCATTTGCCACTGTTAACAGCTGTGTGTCGCTTACAACAAGTTCAAGCTTGCTGCCATTCTTTCAAAGTGCTTGTTTTAGTCTTTACAAGCCAATTACAGAAcaattgtgaaatgttttaaaggtgtttaaaaaggaattgtCAGAAAAGTTTACCCttataattttacattaaaattctgttttgctTTACCTATAATACATAGATGCTCCTGGTATTTTTTGGTTAGTTCATTAagtaatgcaaatattttattcttttttttattttttttttaaccttttttaaacctttttcttattttattctagCTGTCTTAATTAAATCtactttatataaaatgttctgttgCTGATGCTTTGGTGTGAAGTTGTAGCATCAACATTCTAATTTGATTTtgctctgaaaatattttttacaaatgcaaaaacactGGAACTTCTCACCATGTCTGCATTTGTGAGGTAATGATACCAAAGCAAATGTATCATGACTTCATTCTAAGTTTAATAACGTCATAAAATCTTCAAAGCAGGACTTTGACTTGGAGCCCAATTGTAAATCAATCTCTTTcctatttgaataaaaacaagattagcTTCCGTGCTAAACAGTGTATCAGGAACATAAAAAGGGATTTTGAATTCAGAATTAACAGAATAAACTAGCATAACCAAGTTTTTATACTATTACTATGCCAGCTCAGTGTTAAATGGGTCGAATCAGAAAATGTCTTACCTGttgtcagcagttttttttttttttcttagcgcGGTAAGGATTACAAAAACCTCTGTGAGCCGCACACAAACTGTAACCAAGTCCAGAGGAGGTGCGTTATTGTATTCTCCAGGACTGAAATGACTAATCTCTTCTGCTGAGCCTGCTCTCCTCCCTGCCCTGACAGCATGAGGAGCGTGTCCCTTCTCCACGTAGCTCTGaatacatttgtgtgtgtgtgtgtgtgtgtgggcgtgtgtgtgtgtgtgtgtgtgtgtgtgcgtgtgtgtgtgtgtgtgtgtgtgtgggtgtgggtatGTGTGCGCGAGTGTCTAAGTTTGGGTCATTTCCTGAATGCATAGTTTGGATGACTCAGAATCccatagtttttgtttgtttgtccacGCAAAGCTCTATGCAAGGATATAGATAGTTTAtctaaaaagaatgaaaaactcaagtttttcattctttttagaTAAACTAAAGAGAGCAGGGAGTGCCAGTAGGAGCTTTGCTGTGTTTGTGAAGGTTTGAAGTAATATGTGATAAATCCTTTCCTAGTCTAAAAAACCTACTAATATTAGTTAAATCTTTTGTATTAATTAttatcatttgttttgtgtgttatGTATTAGCAGTTGACCGTAGGGTGGGTGTGGTTGCTATGCAGTGTCACCGGCAGATTTGCTCTATATAGGAGGGGTAAATTACCtttgttgcagttttctttATCAATTTAAGACTTGCTGGATCATATCTGGTTCGGGCAGACAACACACAATGAACCATTCCTAGATAGGAATTTTTATGACTGGGAAAGAATGTATtattaaatgtgaataaaacatattttagagaGTTGTTGATTTGTCAGGAGTCTAAAGGAGGCTTTTCttgaaagtttcagaaaaatagAGAGGCATGCAAGACGGGAATAATTATCAGTATAGAATAATTTCAACATAGTATACATCACTGCAATGTCAATAACTGCTTTGCAAACAACAAGAACTGCTTGGATGCAGTATTTCATTGAATGTTAGTTGTCTTCTATTCACActctttttgtcaaaatatatttggaCAGACTCAATATACCACATATATCTGTTTTTGTGGCCGAGGTGCTAAAACTCCAAGAAAATGGCGggatgaatgtaaaaaaatgttggtttgtCATCGTTGATATTGCCATCAACATATTCTGCAATATTATCACAAATAATTGCTTTCCTGATATTGTCCAGCCTTGATTTGATTGACTGTCAAGATCataaaaattgatattttttggcTTCAAGTGGCCATCTCATCTTCTTCATGGGTTTAAAGGTTGATGCAGCCCAGCAATGAAGTTATGAATGACCCGGATGAAAGCAGTTACATATGTGAAAGATTGGATCTTATGTATTTGTATGCATTACACTATTACTAGCAGATCTGTTTTGAGATGCTGTTAACCCAACACTGTGccgatgtttttgtttttttttttcgtctgcTTCCTCAGAAAttccagattgttttttttaatatccttCAGTGCCACATTCCTGGTCTTTCCCTTGCCTCATGTTTGTACACTTAGACACAGTGCAAACAAACCCAACTTGTTTGGgatcagaaattaaataaataggtaAATATgggggagagggggggggggggtttcctgacaaataaaaaatttcattttgaaggATGATTTAGTGACTTAAGTATGACATGTTTGGGTGTCGATGAATCTCTTGAATGTCTGTCTCCATTCCTGTGTGGATGGGACTTGTTTGGGCATGATCGCCTTAGATCGTGGTCCATGTGAGTTATGTAAGGGTTCAATGAGAAAGTTGAACCTGCCCTCGGGCCAAACAGGCTTTCCtgggtgtgttttttatttatttatttatttttactgggtGGTGCTGTTTGTATATTTTGCGTTTGTGGTTACAAGGCTGGTATGATCAGTTATTTTGACttctttacagtttgttttgtaactGACTACACATCTGTCACACCGAATTGGTTGAAAGAGTTTGCATGCAGTCGTGCTGAGATTTCCATGCTGTGATTTCCATAAAACACTCACATCTTTTTGTCTGTTCCAGTCTGGTGACCATATGTCTTGTCCTTAGGGGACAGTTTTTCCAGCTGGGCAACGATTTAAAGAGGAAGTCAGGCCATCAGTCCTCGCCATGTACATTAGGCCTCGTGGGCGTGACCTGAAATGGACCTCTAACCAAGGAAATTCCAAAGTAATCTGTATTTTTTGCCAATCAGCAGTTTGGCGTCACGCCTCTGAGGCGGTAAAACCCtacaaaaggcaaaaatgtttttggtaaacATGGCAACGagacagaaaaaccaaaatgagGGCATTTTTTCAAAGCTCACAGTGAACAAAGTAAAGAAATCCTTCAACAATTTGGAGACGGTAACAATAACAGCGCTGGGATCAAACATCAAAACAGGAAATGCCTAAAAATCAAAAGAGAAGTGCTTCATATAAAATGCTgtctttttagttttgaaatataaatttctCACCCTTTCTGGAATACTGCATTTTTTGATCATAtcactttttgaaaaagtaCAACTCCAAACTTTTATGTACTTCATGATATGATTTATGAACACGCAGTTGAAAAGTGTAGTGCACTTCTGTATTCAGTCCCCATGGATCAATGAATTACTGAACCTTTCACTACAATTGcagcaaaggtttttttttctagctcaTTTAAAGgttgatatttttacttttgagaatGAGTTCTGCAGATATGgatattattttctaattaggAGATGTCTAAAGGCAATTGTTTGGGGTGTGTTTTATTGTAGGGGTATCAGACTaaaggggtatgaatacatatgcatgccacacttttcatattAAGAGATCTTTCAAATGTCCACTGAGCTCATTCATATATCTATGCtcactgttttcagtttgtgacATGCTGAAGATTCCTATACAGAATCTTAATATTCAGCATAGAATAGTGCCCTCTAGTGGCAGTATTGAAATGCAATTTTAGGGGGGGAGGGGATTTTTGTgtcaagaaaagaaacaatttttgtttaatttcaaacaaacGTGGTCTGTTCCCAATAACGAGCTAAAATCCCAAAAGAATCCAACTGCGGAAATGTAAATCAACCTGTGGCTTTTCCCGCTGTCGGGGGTTGTTAATCTCTCTCGAGGCTCCATCCAAGCTCAGCACTTCCCAGGGAACAACAGGGACTGTTTTCAGGGCATATTCAGGTCATGAAGTGGTGAAGGTCATGGAGCGTGAATGGTTCAGTtcgtcttttttttaaaaaaattttatggtCCACCGCGATGACGCGACtttttgtgctttgtgttttcaggtgCGGGCAGTGCCAGATGTAAAGTGGCCATCGTTATGTGCAGGAGCAGCTCTGAGCGTGGCCACAGCAGGTCAGCTGGGTTGTCAGAcgttttttttgtgatttgtttgcttctgctacacattttacacatttttctaattttgcacaaattatcaaatttcatttaattcatattttccaGTTTACTGTCAAATGGTTTTAGCttgttgtgtgtatttttttgcgATAGAGCCCAATACTTCACGTTTTTGGCCCACCATGTGGGGTTTTGGGTTACAACTAAAATGAGCTTTTCCTGATTGAAATTTACTTACTTAAGTGGATTTACTTTTAAACACTATTCTTCATTGTTTATCCGCATATTTATATTGCATAAAGAcatgatctaaaaaaaaaacaaaaaaaattgtagatCTGCATCTTTCTTGTCTCTACAAGtattaatggaaacaaaatctACTAACAGTCACACCCTCGATATAAAACCCGTTGTCTTTGTTTCCAACTTCAACTTTTAAGTTCCAACACACCCAACATTTTTTGGCAGAGAATAGATGATGCAATGCCCCCAGCGGTAACAGCTGTAAAATTGATTAAACTTTAGTAAAGATCAAAAAATTGATTAGCTTTGGATAAGTTTCATTATTCAAGGTCGTTGTCTGAACTTATTTCCCAGGCACGGCAAGCACAGCATGATCCTCGTACCTATGGACACGCCGGGCGTAAAGCTCATCCGACCACTCACCGTGTTCGGACATGATGGTTGGATCGTCTCTCAGTAGCTATCCCCTATTTGAAAGTTGAACCGATGTGACGTGGTTTACAGATTCTCCTTGTTTCTTTTCAGATGCCATCCATGGTGGCCACTTTGAGGTCCACTTTGAAAACGTGCACGTCCCTGCTTCCAACATAATCCTGGGTAAAAAGCTCTCCTGTCTTAAAGAGGAGCGACACCTTTTGGAGCCTGAGAAATTGATTTGTCCTTTGAAAGACAGGAAGTAGCCTAATAACCTTCCCCCACTTGACATACATTTTCCTCCAGGGGAGGGCCGAGGGTTTGAGATCGCTCAGAGGCGTCTGGGCCCAGGCAGGCTGCACCACTGCATGAGAGCTGTTGGCTGCGCTGAGCAGGCGCTGGAGCTGCTGTGTCAGCGGGCCGCTTCCAGGCGAACGTTTGGCAAAAACCTTTACCAGCATGTGAGCGAGTCACACAGGCATTTCCTTCTGCTGTCAGTTGAAGGACAGGTCAAGTAATCTTGTTGTTTCTGTGACGTTTGAAGGAAGTTATCGCTCACTGGATTGCAGAGTGCCGCCTGATGATAGAGCAGACCCGCCTACTGACTCTCTCTGCTGCTCATGCCTTGGATAATCTGGGCAGCAGGGCCGCTCGCAAACAGGTAACACTGTTGGTAGTTTGTGGTTCTGGTTTACACATGAGCATAAATATTAAATCCCAGACTCAAATCCACCTGTAGACACAAACATTAAGGATGTTTTCCTTTACTGTAACTAGAAGGGATGTTCAGAATGCTCATTAACTTTCTAATTTGGAAAACTAAGCATTTAAATCCTGATTAGTAGCATAGCATGCTAATGTCACAATCTGTCCTCTAGATTGCCATGATCAAGGTGGCAGCAGCCAGGATGGTGTGTAAGGTGGTGGACTGTGCCATCCAGGTTCATGGAGGCGCTGGAGTGTCAGGGGACTTCCCTCTGGCACAGATGTAAGTTTGTCTTTCTTCGCATAGAAGTGCATATGAATAAATCATCATGCAGTGTGATTTATTTAGGTGACTGGGTAATTTAAGTAGTGATTTGGATGATTATGGCTTCCAGCAAATAAGAACCCGAAATGTATTTTCTTGGATTATGTAATGAGTTTCATTACATACAAATTCATTAGAAGATGTGCTTTTTAATTCTGATTCAGCCTTCTGATTGGACTGTTCCTCTCGTTTCCCAGGTACTCGTATGCACGAACCCTGCGAATCGCTGACGGACCCGATGAGGTTCACCTTTCTTCTATTGCAATACTGGAACTAAAGGATCAGCTCAAGCAGGCGCGGGCCAGGCTGTAAAATTCATTCAATAACGCTTTGAACTAAAAATTCTAAACAGTCCATTAACTCTAtcttaatatttctaaaaatgcagGAAAACCTGCAAACCTGCATGCAGGTTTAGCAGTTTGTTAGGGATAAATGAATACTTAATTGTGGAGTTTGAATGATTAAAGTAATAACTTGGAAGACTGTGAGGCAAATTTTAGGTGACTGAGTCAGAAAGTAGAAAGTAGTATTTTTGTGATCAGATCTTATGATGTGGGtgaagatgaaaatgaaataaattgcaACTAAATTAACACTGCTTTTATCAGTCATTGCTCCAGACATCTTAAAAATGACACTTGTTTATTAGGAATTCTTTTTAATGTGAACTACAAAAAGAGAAGTCGACAGCATGAATGTAAGACTTTTCCTCTCACACTACATGGGTGTGGTCTACCACATGGATGATTTCCATTGTAAGGTGGAGAAATtaggacacacaaacacatttttttttaaatctttacaaTATAAAACAGCAGTGGCCCCATCTATCTGATACACCAGATGGCAACTCATGCAACACCCTCCACTCTCTGGTGTTCGTCCGTTAACCTACAGCAGATCTTCAGCTGCCAAATCAGTCCACCTTTAAATCAAACGCGGCGCAGAAATGGGGTGACGATGAGAGGGGCTGGTTtacaagtgaaaaacaaaagatgtcaGTGTTTGCTCTTCTTAGATTTCTTGTGAGATCGGTGGGGGGATCTAGATCTGGAGCGGGACTTCTTGGTTGATTTCTTGGGTGTCCTGGAGCGTGACCGCCTCGATCGCTTCGGTGTGCGAGGTGAAGATGGAGATCTAGTGGGATTAAAGGGACATTACACATTTAGAGTTCCTAAAAACAGCTCAAGTTTTAAAATTCTCCCGTACCAATACGATTTAAACTATGTATTTACAtgcactttaaaaagaaaagtttatttattcccTAGCTCTATCTTCCTGATTGGCATCTCCAGATGCTGCTTTAATATTTCCACTtaatttttctctctgaatGCCATCTAGATTAACAGACTGGTCCCTCTTGTAGCTTAACAtgcacacagcatgatgctgtcaacACCGCACTTCATATTTGGGATGGTTTTCTCAGGCCTGCAAGTtctccctttttctttcatgcGTAGCAGTGGTCATCAtggttatttttagtttcatcaTATCTCATATGTATTTAGAAATCAAGGTCTTTGTCCCTGAGTTCAGTTTAAAACTGTGATCAGGATTTTCACAATGCTTTtggagtaatggcttcttcATACCCTTTCAGCTGATGCTAGAAAAATACTCATTTTTCTGTGTGGGTAATGTCACTTAGCAGCCTTGAAGAGCTACATCCAGAGCTCTGTAAACTTTGAAAAGACACACGCATAACTAGGGGCAACTTAGAGTAATAAATTAACCAATGATCTTATTTTGAGACTAGACGGAGAAGACGGAATACCAGCTAGAATAAATGTTCAAATGCAGAGTGTGTGTTTACCTCTTGGACGATTTTTTGTTGCTGGACCGAGGAGAGTCTTTATGGGATGAGCGTGACGATGTGTCTTTAGAGTATGATCGATCGGAGCGTTCCGATCTCTCTGAGCGCGGCGAGGATGACCGGCCTCGTCTGCTGCCGCTCCTCGATGGGCTGGGAGAGCCGCTGTGATGCCGCTTTCTGAGAGGAGAGG
Coding sequences within:
- the ackr4b gene encoding atypical chemokine receptor 4b translates to MEDFYTSEDADISFNDTYEYDYEHSVCEKESVRSFGSIFLPIIYTLALVLGLAGNALVVVVYTSKLRLRTLTDMCILNLAISDLLLLFTLPFWAADAVHGWKLGVAGCKLNSFLYSANFSCGMLLLACISVDRYRAVAQNSAGRTGTGTRVRRQWILVCVALWALAIFFGLPELIFSNVKTSHHRTSCTAIYPTRMARPAKAALELLEVILRFLVPFLVMVVCYSCIGRALTKAAGVRRERKWRALRVLLVVVAVFLLTQLPYSVVKLCRAMDIIYHLVTDCEMSKRLDRARQVTESLALSHACINPVLYAFIGSSFRGHVLKAAKHLGQRLGRHSRQVNEEPAVEIALHSASQNQSQSVSEDQDTSTFTI